Part of the Paenibacillus guangzhouensis genome is shown below.
GCTTGATCGCGCAAGCGTTGACGAATGAGATCATCCGTCTCTCGGTGGAGCACGGGGAGCTGCCTCCTGTCTATCGCAGCGCGAACTTAGATGGCGGGGATGAGCATAATCGGCAGATTGTAGCACGGTACGCGCATCGCAATATTACATATTAAATGGGTAAGAGCCTTTCCTTCGGGAGAGGCTCTTTTTTCATCGTAGTTATTTCGCTCATTCTGGAGCTCTTCATTCAAATAGCTGCTTTTTTGCAGTTATTTTGCGTACGCGCACTGCTTTCGCACCTATTTAACTGTCTTTTATCAGTTAAATTCACGCATTCGAGTCACTCCTAGCCCAATAACTGCATTTTTGCAGTTATTTTGCTCAAGTGCATCGTTTCATTCCTATTTAACTGACTTTTTGCAGTTATTTCGCTCACCCGAGCCAATTTCCAGCCAAATAACTGCTTTTAGCAGTTATTCAACCCGCGCACACATTCCCCCATCACCACTTATGCGCAAGCCCGGTATGGTGTACACTTGAAATAGGTACATTACAACCATCTATTCTATGGAATTAAGGAGAGGATCCAATTGTCGCAGAATAAGTCAAAGGTTACTCCATTTTTGATGTTTCAAGGACAAGCCGAAGAAGCGATCAACTTGTATACGTCGACGTTCGACCAGTCTGAGCTAATCCATATCGTGCGCTATGGTCCAGAGGGACCGGGAGCTGAAGGAAGCGTGATGAAGGCTTCGTTCTCGTTGCACGGACAGGTGTTCATGGCGATTGACAGCAATATTCAGCATAACTTCACCTTCACCCCGTCGATCTCGATGTATGTCACATGCGACACGGAGGAAGAAATCGATCGCGTGTATGAGGTGCTATCGGAAGGTGGAAGTGTCATGATGCCGATGCAAGCGTATCCGTTCAGCAAGAAGTTCACGTGGTTCGCGGACCGGTTCGGCGTATCCTGGCAATTGAGCTTGGCGTAAAGGCGGCAGGTCTTCGCCTCCGAAATCGCGCCAAGCAACAACAAAACCCTGTTGATTCCAGTCAGGAACAACAGGGTTTCTTCATATTATCCATTAATACATCGACTGATGCCACGAACCGGCAGGCCATGCACAACCTGGGAAGGGATGGACCGCTTGAATCTGACTGAGCGGGTAATGCTTTGTGGCGAATTGCGTGTGGTAGAGATATTCCATCAGGTAGATATCGTCGTGCTGAACGCTGCACAGGACGCCGGTGACGCCCGTACCGTCCATCATGGAGACACCGACGGGCTTGCCGATCAGTCCATATAGGCTTTGAGCGGACACAGGCATGACAGCTTACACCTCCAATCGCGATTAGATGAGGAACATGGCGACGATCGTCGTCACGACGAGGCCGATGATCACAGGCTTCAGATTGCGCCGCGCAAGTTCGAACGGGCTGATGCCGCAGATCGCTGCTGCCGGGATTAACGCCCACGGGATAATCGTACCGCCGCCAACCCAGATGGCTGCGATCTGACCGAGCGCGGTTAAGGTTGCGACGCCGCTCTGAATGGCCGTGCCGAAGAGGCTCGCGATGGAGCCGGCGAGCGATATGCCGGAGAATCCCGAACCGTCGAGACCGGTAATCGCACCGACCGTCGTTAAGGTTGCGGCGCTGACGGCCGTATTGACGGGTACGGTATGTGCAAGGGCGAGACCGAGATCATTCACGATGCCGTGGGAGCCCGCAGGAAGCGTCTTGCCGAAGACTTCAATGAAAGCGCTGTCACCCAAATAGAAGAATGCGGCAATCGGGATCACCGGACCGAAGACGCGGAACCCGAATAAGAAGCCGTCGACCATGTCTGTTGTCGATTGCTCTAGACCTCGGTTGCCGTGGGCGAAGAGGCAAATGAGCAGCAGGAGTAAGAGTGCAGTACCACCGATGAGCGCTGTGGCATCGCCGCCTTGGAGCTTGAAATAGATCATGGCAGCGACATCGGTGAGGAAGAAGAGCGGGACGAGAATCGCGAACACGATGCGCGTATTCCGAGGCATGAGCGAAGGAGAGGAACTCTCCGAAGGGGGGACAGTACCGTCGTCGCCGCTAGTCGACGTAGCGGAACCAACGCTCGCGAGTCCGGTCGAGAAGGTGAGCGTTCCTCGCTTCATATCACGGCGCAGGAACCAGAAGGCGGCCACGGTGGTGACGAAGCCCATCACCAAGACGAGCGGCACGCTGGCGGAGACAACGTCGCCGACCGGAATCCCTGCGGCGTCTGCGGTGAGCTTCGGGGCGGCTTGGATGATGAAGTCGCTTGACAGTGCAATCCCATGGCCGAACAGGTTCATCGAGACGGCTACGCCAAGCGCTGGCAGCCCGGCACGAATCGCGACAGGGAGCAGGACGGCGCCGATCAGCGCTACCGCTGGCGAAGGCCAGAAGAACCAGGAGATGATCATCATGACGATCCCGATCGTCCAATAGGCGAGGCTGGGCGTCCGGATGAGCTTCGTGAACGGACTCACCATCATCTCATTGATGCCGGTTCGCGCGAGCACACGGCTTAAGGCGACGATGACAGAGATGATCAGGATGGTACCGAGCAACTCTTTTAACGCATAGATGAAGCTAGAGAAGATGCCGCTGACCGATGCCGTGAGTGATCCGGTTGCGACGAGGCCTAGCACGAAGATGCCTGCGATGCAGAGCAGCGTCGTGTCTCTTTTGCGCACCATGAACCCGATGATAAGCACGATGCAGGCCACATAAATCCAGTGCAGAGCTGATAATTGAACCATAATTACCCCTCCAGTAAGCCTAACAGATTGACTTGCTATACAGTATGCGCTCGCCTAGAATGGGTGCGACCGTGTGCATGTCCGTGCATAAAAAAACCTCCACCCTTCGCAAGCGAAGAATAGAGGTTCGAATCCTTAGCGGTTATCGATCTTCTCTGGATACATGTCATGTTGGAATAGACGCTGGCGCGCGACCTCTTCCCAAGCCGTCCCTGGCTTGCCATAGTTGCAATAGGGATCGATGCTGATGCCGCCTCGCGGGGTGAATTTACCCCACACTTCAATATATTTAGGCTTCATTAGTGCAATGAGGTCATCCATGATCGTATTGACGCAGGTCTCATGGAAATCGCCATGATTACGATAGGAGAACAGGTATAGCTTCAACGACTTGCTCTCGACCATTAATACGTCCGGCACATAGCTGATATAAATCGTT
Proteins encoded:
- a CDS encoding VOC family protein, whose protein sequence is MFQGQAEEAINLYTSTFDQSELIHIVRYGPEGPGAEGSVMKASFSLHGQVFMAIDSNIQHNFTFTPSISMYVTCDTEEEIDRVYEVLSEGGSVMMPMQAYPFSKKFTWFADRFGVSWQLSLA
- the queF gene encoding preQ(1) synthase, whose translation is MTTQHNAQQSIEGLTLLGNQNTEYTYEYDPKLLETFENKKQDRDYFVKFNCPEFTSLCPMTGQPDFATIYISYVPDVLMVESKSLKLYLFSYRNHGDFHETCVNTIMDDLIALMKPKYIEVWGKFTPRGGISIDPYCNYGKPGTAWEEVARQRLFQHDMYPEKIDNR